A DNA window from Synergistaceae bacterium contains the following coding sequences:
- a CDS encoding LacI family DNA-binding transcriptional regulator, which translates to MKVTMQDVAKEAGVDKATVSRVLKGDHRISEKTRMKVIEAVRRLNYRLDQNARNLSTNRSGLVGAVMSEFNTIWFAPFVAGLDRAIANSEYELVLKCTDGNPKRAVRELGKLLDRSVEGIIWADSKNGPECVSVPLVTLGFKMGDYFSVLFESGQTVPTFETGVLAGRFLLNIISGKPVPSRDIIISTAGAAEVC; encoded by the coding sequence ATGAAGGTCACGATGCAGGATGTTGCGAAAGAGGCCGGTGTAGACAAGGCGACAGTGAGCCGTGTACTGAAAGGTGACCATCGCATATCTGAGAAGACCAGGATGAAGGTCATAGAGGCTGTGCGCAGATTAAACTACCGTCTTGACCAAAATGCGCGTAACCTTTCGACTAACAGGAGCGGGCTCGTGGGTGCTGTAATGAGTGAGTTCAACACTATATGGTTTGCCCCTTTTGTTGCCGGCCTTGACCGCGCTATCGCAAACTCTGAATATGAGCTTGTCTTAAAGTGTACTGATGGTAACCCTAAGCGTGCTGTCCGTGAACTTGGCAAACTGCTTGACCGGAGTGTCGAGGGGATTATCTGGGCCGATTCTAAAAACGGTCCTGAGTGTGTTTCTGTGCCTCTGGTGACGCTCGGTTTCAAAATGGGGGATTATTTCTCCGTACTTTTTGAATCCGGACAGACGGTGCCGACATTTGAGACGGGTGTGCTTGCCGGCAGGTTTTTGCTCAATATAATATCAGGCAAACCTGTCCCTTCACGGGATATAATAATCAGCACAGCAGGGGCGGCAGAGGTATGCTGA
- a CDS encoding ABC transporter substrate-binding protein encodes MLMYEWKRSVASFVCVFLLLVLSAPSARAHAGRLDLSKVYGPRIEKLCMVIIANDDAKILAAEKGELDIISDITRPSDIDRLSRDPKLEMSLARGSHAFFLLLNNNSEPWNDKLVRQAAAEAIDRNNIVRTIFSGYCEPINSWLPPVSPWALPDSTKNIYNRNEARRKLRNRGYTWNVAGNLVAPDGKPLKKMKLLTPLARVAPTTAELAEQIADSLHAIGFPVEVEPMDFSSMIAKLDRREYSLAVLAWSMGRNPDSLYSFYHSSMNVEGGYNMTGTSDPELDAALVRLRFAKDKKNAEAASAESQQILSRLVPSIPIYSRFSVSAVSKSWKNVLTTDRMTADNIWTLIMAEPKNGKMRQLNMILAEEPRNLNPFVAGTAYSWQVLGMIYESLIGTDPFTLEDMPALAGSWSVKTAGSGKSAHTELSFKILPGLKWSDGSKLTAHDVRATIDFLRKNKIPRFFDSVKDISSVESFDDGRLIVRMKGISYWYLDNIGGLPCMPERVISQIKDWQNWDPMDENGKFGPAGLIGSGPFMLDEYKPGEYVMMKKNPHYRLLRNMRGDNK; translated from the coding sequence ATGCTGATGTACGAATGGAAGCGGAGCGTTGCAAGTTTTGTATGCGTGTTCCTCCTTCTTGTACTGTCTGCGCCGTCAGCCCGCGCTCATGCAGGGAGGCTTGATCTCAGCAAGGTCTATGGCCCGAGGATAGAGAAGCTCTGTATGGTGATCATAGCAAACGACGACGCTAAGATACTTGCGGCTGAAAAGGGCGAGCTTGACATCATAAGCGACATAACGCGTCCGTCCGATATAGACAGACTCAGCCGTGACCCTAAACTTGAGATGTCGCTCGCGCGCGGGTCCCACGCATTTTTTCTTCTGCTCAACAACAACTCCGAACCATGGAACGATAAGCTGGTCAGGCAAGCTGCGGCCGAGGCTATAGACCGCAACAATATTGTACGTACAATATTCTCCGGCTATTGCGAACCTATAAACAGCTGGCTGCCGCCGGTCTCTCCATGGGCGCTGCCCGACAGCACTAAAAATATCTACAACCGGAATGAGGCGCGCCGCAAGCTCAGAAATCGGGGCTACACATGGAACGTTGCCGGCAATCTGGTAGCGCCCGATGGCAAACCGCTTAAGAAAATGAAGCTGCTTACGCCTCTTGCACGCGTTGCCCCGACTACAGCCGAGCTTGCCGAGCAGATAGCGGATTCACTGCATGCTATAGGATTCCCCGTTGAGGTCGAGCCGATGGATTTTTCCTCAATGATAGCTAAGCTTGACCGGAGGGAATATTCTCTTGCGGTGCTGGCTTGGTCGATGGGGCGCAATCCTGATTCTCTTTATTCTTTTTACCACAGTTCGATGAACGTGGAGGGCGGCTATAACATGACCGGGACAAGCGACCCTGAGCTTGACGCGGCACTTGTACGTCTGCGCTTTGCCAAAGATAAAAAAAACGCCGAAGCGGCATCGGCGGAATCACAGCAGATCCTTTCCCGTCTTGTGCCGTCAATCCCGATATACAGCCGTTTTTCTGTGTCAGCAGTGTCTAAATCATGGAAGAACGTCCTTACGACGGACAGGATGACTGCCGACAACATATGGACGCTGATAATGGCAGAACCCAAGAACGGTAAAATGCGCCAGTTGAACATGATACTAGCGGAGGAGCCGCGCAACCTCAACCCTTTTGTGGCGGGCACAGCCTATTCATGGCAGGTGCTGGGGATGATATATGAAAGCCTTATAGGCACGGATCCGTTCACACTTGAAGATATGCCCGCTCTGGCGGGTTCATGGAGCGTTAAGACTGCGGGGAGCGGTAAGTCGGCCCATACGGAGCTTTCCTTCAAGATACTGCCGGGGTTGAAATGGAGCGACGGCAGCAAGCTTACAGCGCATGACGTCAGGGCGACGATAGATTTTCTGCGAAAGAATAAAATTCCCCGTTTTTTCGACTCGGTCAAAGACATCAGCTCCGTTGAGTCATTCGACGACGGCAGGCTGATTGTGCGTATGAAGGGCATAAGCTACTGGTACCTTGATAATATCGGAGGTCTTCCGTGTATGCCGGAACGTGTGATAAGCCAAATAAAAGACTGGCAGAACTGGGACCCTATGGATGAAAACGGCAAGTTCGGCCCTGCGGGGCTTATTGGCTCCGGTCCGTTCATGCTTGACGAATACAAGCCCGGCGAATATGTAATGATGAAAAAAAATCCGCATTACAGGTTGCTTCGCAATATGAGAGGTGATAATAAGTGA
- a CDS encoding ABC transporter permease, which translates to MRKSWLLRRVLSSLIVLAAVLVLNFFLFRIMPGDAVNTIIDPGFSPEAKDRLRELYGLDRPLLEQFFIYIKQMLTFSFGLSFLSRKPVWDELISRLPGTLVLMTSSMVLSSILGIWLGIKAALNRGRLAERIVLRAGAITTSFPGFFVQLVLLMLLARTFHFFPLRGSVSVPQPQGTLALTFDYIWHMALPVLSLTLIGFGGWALYVRNLMVRVLGEDFVLMARARGLSERQVVYGHAFRTILPPILTILLMSVPGLVSGAVITESVFSLHGIGTFLLEAVSGHDYPSAGAAFYLLALITVICNFLADIVYGIVDPRVRIEGRN; encoded by the coding sequence GTGAGGAAGTCATGGCTGTTGCGAAGGGTACTTTCATCGCTGATAGTCCTGGCAGCCGTGCTGGTGCTTAACTTCTTCCTGTTCAGGATCATGCCTGGCGATGCCGTGAACACTATCATCGACCCCGGTTTTTCACCGGAGGCAAAGGACAGGCTGCGTGAGCTTTATGGACTTGACAGACCGTTGCTTGAACAGTTTTTTATATATATAAAGCAGATGCTGACCTTCAGCTTCGGACTATCCTTCCTCAGCAGAAAGCCTGTATGGGATGAGCTCATATCGAGGCTGCCTGGCACGCTGGTGCTGATGACGAGCTCGATGGTGCTTTCGTCTATACTTGGCATCTGGCTTGGTATAAAGGCCGCTCTTAACAGGGGCAGACTTGCTGAGCGCATAGTGCTCCGCGCCGGAGCGATAACGACCTCGTTCCCCGGTTTCTTTGTACAGCTTGTGCTGCTTATGCTTCTTGCACGAACGTTCCATTTCTTCCCGCTGCGTGGAAGTGTCTCCGTCCCGCAGCCTCAGGGAACGCTGGCTCTGACTTTTGACTATATATGGCACATGGCGCTACCGGTGCTCTCTCTTACGCTGATCGGTTTCGGGGGGTGGGCGCTTTATGTGCGCAACCTCATGGTACGCGTACTTGGTGAGGACTTCGTGCTGATGGCGCGCGCGCGCGGACTTTCTGAAAGGCAGGTCGTATATGGCCACGCGTTCCGTACGATACTTCCGCCTATACTTACGATACTGCTTATGTCTGTTCCCGGACTTGTATCCGGAGCGGTGATAACGGAATCTGTTTTTTCCCTCCACGGGATCGGGACTTTTCTTCTTGAAGCGGTATCCGGACATGATTATCCTTCGGCCGGTGCGGCGTTCTATCTGCTGGCGCTGATAACAGTCATCTGTAATTTCCTGGCAGACATAGTCTACGGCATTGTTGACCCGCGCGTCCGCATAGAGGGCAGGAACTGA
- a CDS encoding ABC transporter permease, with the protein METLLRRRSIIAFIIICIIGITGPMLIAGHPSDIVGAPFARPLWWDLSLPVTVTMDINQDGAGFRWTKLPPAIFAVTGRVNADPRDQVNIVWQTPKGKYTIASLTGHTVYWINIDGRDMIFKQALGLPLIGRSVDHLFPSPGNYRISVEGASSADLRISLPGGRQGLLGTDQRGRDVFTLLIYGIRTSLIVGISATIIASLFGLGFGLAAGYIGGWVDALIMRAVDILLSIPTLPILMVLAGIWGKGLWQLVLILSIFSWMGTARSVRALVLTVRESPWIEGLKALGAKRSYILWRHLVPETAPILLANVALGVPGAILAEAGLAFLGLSDPRLISWGKMLHEAHSFGAFTEGAWWLLLPPGIGIVALCLIFMDIGRYLEERIDPRLGGGKNA; encoded by the coding sequence ATGGAGACTCTGTTAAGGCGCCGGAGCATAATAGCTTTTATTATAATATGCATTATCGGGATCACCGGGCCTATGCTTATCGCAGGACATCCATCGGACATAGTCGGAGCGCCTTTCGCAAGGCCTTTATGGTGGGATCTGAGCCTTCCGGTGACCGTAACTATGGATATAAATCAAGACGGGGCCGGGTTTCGATGGACAAAACTTCCTCCTGCTATATTCGCCGTTACAGGCAGGGTCAACGCAGACCCGCGGGATCAGGTGAATATAGTCTGGCAGACACCGAAGGGCAAGTATACGATTGCCTCGCTTACAGGACACACTGTTTACTGGATCAACATAGATGGACGCGACATGATCTTCAAGCAGGCGCTTGGCCTCCCGCTCATAGGCAGGAGCGTGGATCATCTTTTCCCGTCTCCGGGAAATTACAGGATATCAGTGGAAGGAGCCTCATCCGCGGATTTAAGGATTTCTCTTCCAGGGGGAAGGCAGGGTCTTCTTGGTACCGATCAGCGCGGACGTGACGTCTTTACTCTGCTTATATATGGCATACGTACCTCTCTTATTGTCGGTATAAGCGCGACAATAATAGCCAGTCTGTTTGGCCTAGGGTTCGGGCTTGCGGCCGGATACATCGGCGGGTGGGTCGATGCGCTGATAATGCGTGCGGTGGACATTCTCCTCTCTATTCCCACGCTTCCTATACTGATGGTGCTTGCGGGTATATGGGGTAAGGGGCTATGGCAGCTTGTACTGATACTCTCTATCTTCTCATGGATGGGCACGGCCCGTTCTGTTCGCGCACTGGTCCTTACAGTCAGGGAGAGCCCCTGGATAGAGGGCCTTAAGGCCCTTGGGGCAAAGCGCAGCTACATACTGTGGCGCCATCTTGTGCCTGAGACAGCTCCGATCCTGCTTGCCAATGTAGCGCTTGGTGTCCCCGGGGCTATTCTTGCTGAGGCCGGACTTGCATTTCTCGGACTTTCGGACCCGCGCCTGATATCCTGGGGCAAAATGCTTCATGAGGCCCATTCGTTCGGCGCCTTCACTGAAGGCGCATGGTGGCTGCTGCTGCCTCCCGGTATCGGGATAGTGGCGCTGTGTCTGATATTTATGGACATAGGACGCTACCTCGAGGAACGCATAGACCCAAGGCTCGGGGGCGGTAAAAATGCTTGA
- a CDS encoding ABC transporter ATP-binding protein: protein MLDIRALTVRYTGGRTCTDAVRGISFMLERGSFTGLVGGSGSGKSTMIMAALGLLPKGTSVSGEIRFNDKNILALKEDGLQKIRWKEISLVPQGALNSFTPVLTIGHHIEEVLRVHMSMEGPEAAEKIGALLEEVGLDVSIRKRYPHELSGGQKQRAAIALALSCSPSLLFADEPTTALDVITQAEILKLLLKLREDKGLTVFFVTHDLPLAATVCDRLLVMKDGLLVEDGTPDDIITDPKHSHTRDLVRAMLT, encoded by the coding sequence ATGCTTGATATCCGAGCCCTCACAGTAAGATACACCGGTGGCCGGACCTGCACTGATGCTGTGCGCGGCATCTCATTTATGCTTGAACGCGGTTCGTTCACCGGGCTGGTGGGCGGATCCGGCAGCGGCAAGAGCACTATGATAATGGCTGCGCTCGGCCTGCTGCCGAAAGGGACGTCTGTAAGCGGCGAGATACGTTTTAATGACAAAAATATTCTTGCCCTAAAAGAAGACGGACTTCAGAAAATAAGATGGAAGGAGATCTCGCTGGTCCCGCAGGGTGCGCTTAACTCGTTTACACCGGTGCTTACGATAGGACACCATATAGAGGAAGTGCTGCGGGTCCACATGTCCATGGAAGGTCCGGAAGCTGCGGAAAAAATAGGTGCCCTTCTGGAAGAGGTAGGGCTGGATGTTTCGATCAGGAAAAGATACCCTCACGAGCTCTCCGGCGGACAGAAGCAGCGAGCGGCTATAGCGCTTGCTCTTTCGTGCTCCCCCTCGCTCCTTTTTGCTGATGAGCCCACTACGGCGCTTGATGTGATAACACAGGCAGAGATACTCAAACTCCTCTTGAAGCTGAGGGAGGATAAGGGGTTGACTGTGTTTTTTGTGACGCATGACCTCCCATTGGCAGCAACTGTCTGCGACCGGCTGCTTGTTATGAAGGACGGGCTTCTGGTTGAGGATGGTACGCCCGATGATATAATCACTGATCCTAAACACTCCCATACAAGAGACCTGGTAAGGGCAATGCTGACATAA
- a CDS encoding ABC transporter ATP-binding protein: MEAERDNILKAEKLTICFKSKNRTLHTAVDNISLSLSGGETLAIVGESGSGKTTLLRAIMGLAEKTAGKVFLFGLDVDMLMFSELAKLRRRCGYVAQDPYGAIPPGLSALEAVIEPEVIAHSGMPKEEARIRAKKLLAELGLEGERILNSRAVGLSGGQRQRVELARSLMLAPELLLCDEPTSMQDVSTRGDIIEVLKQRVASGMAMIFVTHDLLLAGRAADRIMVMKGGKLCEEGTTKSVLNSPSHPYTVALINAVPRITSKGICKAAAIKP, from the coding sequence ATGGAAGCAGAAAGGGATAATATACTGAAAGCTGAAAAACTCACAATCTGTTTTAAATCTAAAAACAGGACGCTGCACACTGCGGTCGATAATATATCGCTTTCTCTAAGCGGCGGAGAGACCCTTGCGATAGTCGGAGAATCAGGAAGCGGAAAGACGACGCTTCTGCGAGCCATTATGGGACTTGCGGAAAAAACAGCAGGGAAGGTCTTCCTGTTTGGCTTGGATGTGGATATGTTAATGTTTAGTGAACTTGCAAAATTGCGACGCAGGTGCGGATATGTCGCGCAGGATCCGTATGGGGCAATACCACCGGGGCTATCGGCACTCGAGGCGGTTATTGAACCGGAGGTCATTGCCCACTCCGGTATGCCTAAAGAAGAAGCAAGGATCAGGGCAAAGAAGCTGCTGGCGGAGCTTGGCCTGGAGGGTGAAAGGATACTGAACTCACGTGCGGTCGGACTTTCAGGCGGACAGCGACAGCGTGTTGAACTGGCCCGTTCTCTCATGCTTGCGCCAGAACTGCTGTTGTGTGACGAGCCGACATCGATGCAGGATGTATCTACTCGCGGCGATATTATCGAAGTCCTTAAACAGAGGGTGGCGTCCGGAATGGCCATGATATTTGTCACGCATGACCTCTTACTGGCGGGGCGTGCCGCTGATAGGATAATGGTGATGAAAGGCGGTAAGCTCTGTGAGGAGGGGACGACAAAATCAGTGCTCAACAGCCCTTCGCATCCTTATACTGTTGCGCTGATAAACGCTGTGCCGCGTATTACAAGCAAGGGGATCTGCAAAGCAGCAGCCATAAAACCATAA
- a CDS encoding IS1182 family transposase has product MSRNFRDINRNSKYLFPESVDEWLPEDHLARFVVELVDSLDIRTIESAYRKGGVAAYHPRMLLALIFYGYATGIFSSRKIERATYDSVAFRYIAVNMHPDHDTISNFRKRFLPELGSLFTQILLTADQVGCLKLGTVSIDGTKVHANASKHSAMSYGHACELEERLQSEVKELLKMAEEADNASLPEDLDIPEELSRRSERIVAIQAAKREIQRRASDRYEQEKKEYEDKLKSRAKREQETGKKSRGRAPAAPEGPEPRAKDQVNLTDGDSRIMPISGGGFEQCFNAQAAVDNETLLVVVSNVTQNPNDRQELIPMLEAIDQLPEDLPEVQKILADAGYYSETNVEACEDRNITPFIALGRVSHNQGIIERFTESEPEVAKRATERLKYRLKSKEGRKIFSRRKCTIEPVFGIIKNVLGFRQFLSRGLEAVRSEWQLVCLSWNIKRLHVLMNEAALN; this is encoded by the coding sequence ATGAGTAGGAATTTCAGAGATATTAACAGGAATAGCAAGTATCTTTTCCCTGAATCAGTTGATGAATGGCTTCCTGAAGATCATCTTGCCAGATTTGTTGTCGAGCTCGTCGACAGTCTTGATATTCGTACGATTGAATCGGCTTATCGCAAAGGCGGAGTTGCCGCGTATCACCCGAGGATGTTGCTCGCCTTGATCTTTTACGGATATGCGACAGGAATATTTTCAAGCAGAAAAATAGAGCGTGCAACCTACGATTCTGTCGCCTTTCGATATATAGCGGTCAACATGCATCCTGACCACGACACCATATCCAATTTCCGTAAAAGGTTTTTGCCTGAGCTTGGCTCGCTGTTCACGCAGATTCTGTTGACGGCGGATCAAGTCGGCTGTCTCAAACTTGGCACAGTTAGTATCGACGGGACAAAAGTTCACGCAAACGCGTCAAAGCACTCGGCAATGAGCTACGGTCACGCCTGCGAGCTTGAGGAGCGGCTTCAGTCCGAGGTGAAAGAATTGCTGAAGATGGCTGAAGAAGCGGACAACGCCAGTCTTCCTGAAGACCTTGACATTCCGGAGGAACTTTCACGTCGAAGCGAGCGAATTGTTGCGATCCAGGCGGCAAAGAGAGAGATCCAACGTCGTGCGTCAGATCGCTACGAGCAAGAAAAGAAAGAATATGAGGATAAACTCAAGTCTCGCGCAAAGCGCGAGCAGGAGACAGGAAAGAAGAGCCGCGGCAGAGCTCCCGCCGCTCCCGAAGGGCCTGAGCCGCGGGCAAAGGATCAGGTGAATCTCACGGACGGAGATTCTCGGATCATGCCAATATCGGGCGGTGGTTTTGAACAGTGTTTCAACGCACAGGCGGCGGTCGATAACGAAACTCTTCTGGTAGTAGTGTCCAATGTGACTCAAAATCCCAATGACAGACAGGAATTAATTCCGATGCTTGAAGCCATTGATCAGTTGCCCGAAGATCTGCCCGAAGTGCAAAAAATACTGGCTGATGCGGGCTATTACAGCGAGACCAACGTGGAAGCCTGTGAAGATAGAAACATCACGCCCTTCATAGCTCTTGGACGGGTGTCGCATAACCAGGGTATTATCGAGCGATTTACAGAATCAGAGCCTGAAGTGGCGAAGAGGGCGACGGAGCGATTGAAATACAGGCTCAAGAGCAAAGAGGGGCGTAAGATATTTTCACGAAGAAAATGCACGATAGAGCCAGTATTCGGCATCATCAAGAATGTATTGGGCTTCCGTCAGTTTCTTTCCCGTGGACTGGAAGCGGTCCGATCTGAATGGCAGTTGGTATGCCTGTCATGGAACATAAAGAGATTACATGTTCTGATGAATGAAGCCGCCTTAAATTAA
- a CDS encoding MscL family protein, whose product MIWGNAVRKAKSDRLLVSDILMPPIGMLLGGVDFSGLFINLSGTHIANLADAKAANLPVIAYGVFLNTVIYFLIQAGAVFVLIRFVNKLTPPKPSPVPKRKCPFCISEIDDNATRCPHCTSQL is encoded by the coding sequence GTGATCTGGGGGAATGCTGTAAGAAAGGCTAAATCCGACAGACTGCTAGTCTCAGATATACTCATGCCGCCCATCGGGATGCTTCTTGGCGGAGTAGATTTCTCCGGTCTGTTTATCAATCTTTCAGGTACCCACATAGCGAATCTTGCGGATGCAAAGGCTGCAAATCTGCCTGTTATCGCTTACGGTGTATTTCTCAATACTGTAATATATTTTCTCATTCAGGCAGGGGCTGTTTTCGTCCTCATACGCTTTGTGAATAAACTTACGCCCCCTAAGCCGTCTCCTGTACCCAAACGCAAGTGTCCATTCTGCATCTCGGAGATTGACGACAATGCGACGCGCTGTCCGCATTGCACGTCGCAGCTGTGA
- a CDS encoding V-type ATP synthase subunit B has product MAQPEYIGVKDINGPFILVENVSGVGYGELVNIKDSQGNLRHGQVKSLSEKATLVQVFSGTGDLVPNTTKVRFLGRPLEIHLSKQMLGRTFNGLGEPKDGCGEIYGGKRVNINGLPLNPMARQYPKDFIHTGISAIDTLTTLIRGQKLPIFSGNGLPHNQLAVQIATQAKIMGTAEFAVVFAGIGIKHDDAAYFTQELSSRGHSNNIVTFLNLADDPVIERIATPRMALSTAEYLAYELGLHVLVIITDMTSYCEALRELGVAAGEVPSRKGYPAYLYSDLASLYERAGVVHGVDGSVTQIPILTMPNDDITHPIPDLTGFITEGQIVLSRDLDAKNIYPPIDILTSLSRLMKDGIGKGFTREDHPSVSSQLFASYSRVQDVRSLAGVVGEDELSKNDKSSLEFGKLFEEKFLNQGKGEEREIGYSLDTAWEILSTLPRSELTRVSLSEVQEHIKKND; this is encoded by the coding sequence ATGGCACAACCCGAATATATTGGCGTAAAAGACATAAACGGACCGTTTATACTCGTAGAAAACGTATCAGGAGTCGGCTATGGCGAACTTGTGAACATCAAAGACAGTCAGGGGAACCTTCGGCATGGGCAGGTCAAGTCTCTGAGCGAAAAAGCAACGCTCGTACAGGTTTTCTCCGGAACAGGGGACCTCGTCCCAAACACAACCAAGGTACGTTTCCTCGGCAGACCGCTTGAGATCCATCTTTCAAAGCAAATGCTCGGACGTACTTTCAACGGACTCGGAGAACCAAAGGACGGCTGCGGAGAGATATACGGAGGTAAAAGAGTCAACATAAACGGGCTCCCGCTTAACCCGATGGCACGCCAGTACCCTAAGGATTTCATCCACACCGGTATTTCGGCAATCGATACGCTTACGACCCTGATCAGAGGACAGAAGCTGCCTATATTCTCAGGCAACGGCCTCCCCCACAACCAGCTTGCGGTACAGATAGCTACGCAGGCAAAGATCATGGGCACAGCCGAATTCGCTGTCGTATTTGCGGGTATAGGTATCAAGCACGACGATGCGGCATACTTCACACAGGAACTGTCTTCACGCGGACACAGCAACAACATAGTAACATTTCTGAACCTGGCTGATGATCCTGTAATTGAACGCATAGCAACACCGAGAATGGCGCTTTCAACAGCCGAATACCTCGCATACGAGCTTGGCCTGCACGTCCTTGTCATAATCACGGATATGACGAGCTACTGCGAAGCGCTTCGCGAACTTGGCGTAGCCGCAGGGGAAGTCCCGAGCCGCAAAGGATATCCCGCGTATCTTTACAGCGACCTTGCTTCGCTTTATGAAAGGGCGGGGGTCGTGCACGGGGTAGATGGGAGCGTCACTCAGATACCTATACTTACGATGCCTAACGATGATATTACGCACCCTATCCCTGACCTTACAGGGTTCATCACCGAAGGACAGATAGTTCTTTCGCGTGATCTGGATGCAAAGAATATTTATCCGCCGATAGACATACTTACAAGCCTTTCGCGCCTGATGAAGGACGGCATAGGCAAGGGATTCACGCGCGAAGACCATCCAAGCGTCTCAAGCCAGCTGTTCGCTTCATACAGCCGGGTCCAGGATGTGCGCTCACTGGCAGGGGTAGTCGGTGAGGATGAACTCTCTAAAAACGATAAGTCCTCGCTCGAGTTTGGGAAGCTTTTCGAAGAAAAATTCCTTAATCAGGGCAAGGGAGAAGAACGGGAAATAGGCTATTCTTTAGATACGGCGTGGGAAATACTCAGCACTCTGCCAAGAAGTGAACTTACCAGAGTTTCTCTGTCCGAAGTACAGGAACATATCAAAAAAAACGATTAG